In Desulfatibacillum aliphaticivorans DSM 15576, a genomic segment contains:
- a CDS encoding tetratricopeptide repeat protein: MENNQTARTRLKMHIVAGALLTAAVLGIYAQSLGFDFIDLDDGVYVTQNPMVQAGLTANGVAWAFQTLHGGFWIPLTWISLMADQSLFGGGAWGFHLTNMLLHLANSLLVLWVFSPLTKSFRLSLISALIFAVHPLHVESVCWVSERKDVLFALFFLLAMGAYGRYAHTRSRAWLAWTFCAGFLSLAAKPMAVTLPFILLILDYWPLNRFSREKVRCLILEKIPLAVMCLGFGLITLYAQNLYRGVQSLGAVPLAARVGGAVYAYGWYALKSLWPLNLGVFYPHAGMDLPVYQAVLAGVFFAATTGFAWRFRGKTPWVTAGWFFFIVALLPVIGLVQSGLQGRADRFMYIPLLGLIIGAVWSGDWLIRKRDSLARPGIALTAAFVIFLFVVSTMQAAAWKDSITLYAHTLDVTRKNYMVHEYLGSSLAARGRSAEAAEEYKKALAINPRHGDAWYGLGCLAVNRGEFEEGAECFKQALMWEPDHVEALFGLATAQMQLGDVSAAVKNLKKVLAADPGHVQAGKSLQTLMDGTSKAMWD, from the coding sequence AGACCGCACGCACGCGTTTAAAGATGCATATCGTTGCCGGAGCACTGTTGACCGCGGCGGTCCTGGGGATTTACGCCCAAAGCCTGGGGTTTGACTTTATTGACCTGGACGACGGGGTGTACGTCACGCAAAATCCCATGGTGCAGGCCGGGCTGACGGCCAATGGAGTCGCCTGGGCTTTTCAAACCTTGCATGGGGGATTTTGGATTCCTTTAACCTGGATATCCCTGATGGCCGATCAAAGCCTTTTCGGCGGGGGCGCCTGGGGGTTTCACCTGACCAATATGCTGCTCCACCTGGCTAACAGCCTGCTGGTCTTGTGGGTTTTTTCGCCGCTGACCAAGTCATTTCGCTTAAGTTTGATATCCGCTTTGATTTTTGCGGTCCATCCTCTGCACGTGGAGTCCGTCTGCTGGGTGTCAGAACGGAAAGACGTGCTTTTCGCTCTTTTCTTTCTATTGGCCATGGGGGCTTACGGGCGATACGCTCACACTCGCAGCCGGGCCTGGTTGGCGTGGACTTTCTGCGCCGGTTTTTTGTCTTTGGCGGCCAAGCCTATGGCGGTAACGCTCCCTTTTATATTGCTGATCCTGGATTATTGGCCTTTGAACCGATTCTCCCGGGAGAAGGTCCGATGTCTGATTTTGGAAAAAATCCCCCTGGCGGTGATGTGCCTGGGATTCGGGCTCATCACGCTGTACGCCCAAAACCTATACCGGGGCGTGCAAAGCCTTGGCGCCGTTCCCCTGGCCGCCCGCGTTGGGGGCGCCGTATACGCCTACGGATGGTATGCGCTGAAAAGCCTGTGGCCGTTGAACCTGGGCGTTTTTTATCCGCATGCAGGCATGGACCTGCCGGTTTATCAAGCCGTATTGGCCGGCGTTTTTTTCGCTGCGACCACTGGTTTTGCCTGGAGATTCAGGGGTAAGACGCCTTGGGTCACGGCGGGCTGGTTCTTTTTCATCGTCGCCCTGCTGCCGGTGATCGGCCTGGTGCAATCCGGGCTGCAGGGCCGTGCGGACCGGTTTATGTACATTCCATTGCTGGGATTGATCATAGGGGCGGTATGGAGCGGGGATTGGCTGATAAGGAAAAGAGACTCTTTGGCCCGGCCTGGCATTGCTTTGACGGCGGCCTTCGTCATTTTCCTGTTCGTGGTTTCAACAATGCAGGCGGCCGCATGGAAGGATTCCATTACCCTGTACGCCCATACCCTTGATGTTACGAGAAAAAATTATATGGTTCACGAATATTTGGGCTCGTCGCTGGCCGCCCGGGGGCGTTCGGCTGAAGCCGCCGAGGAATATAAAAAGGCCCTGGCAATCAACCCCAGACATGGGGATGCATGGTACGGGCTGGGCTGCCTGGCTGTGAACAGAGGGGAGTTCGAGGAAGGCGCCGAATGCTTTAAGCAGGCGCTGATGTGGGAACCGGACCACGTGGAGGCTTTATTCGGCCTGGCCACGGCCCAGATGCAATTGGGCGATGTTTCGGCGGCGGTGAAAAACCTGAAAAAGGTTCTGGCCGCCGATCCCGGCCACGTCCAGGCGGGAAAGAGTCTTCAAACCCTTATGGACGGGACTTCCAAAGCCATGTGGGATTGA